A DNA window from Pseudomonas wuhanensis contains the following coding sequences:
- a CDS encoding PhzF family phenazine biosynthesis protein produces the protein MSSFDFKQVDVFSLVALKGNPLAVVLGADRLSDERMAAFATWTNLSETTFVLEPRDPRADYRVRIFTTLQELPFAGHPTLGTCHAWLEAGGVPKGEEIIQECGVGLVRVRRQGAALAFLAPPLLRSGPVDAELVERVRRGLGLTPGAIVRAQWVDNGAGWLAVMVEDRQQVLDLQPDHSQMLGLAVGVIAPWCLERDGADAQFEVRAFISGDGMPEDPATGSLNAGIAQWLLSEGLAPASYIVSQGLTMGRGGRIQVEQVGDDIWVGGAVVTCITGVLTI, from the coding sequence ATGAGCTCATTCGATTTCAAGCAAGTAGACGTCTTCAGCCTCGTCGCGCTCAAAGGCAACCCGTTGGCGGTGGTATTGGGCGCAGACAGGCTCAGCGATGAGCGCATGGCGGCGTTCGCGACCTGGACCAACCTCAGCGAAACCACTTTCGTGCTCGAACCCCGGGACCCCCGGGCCGACTATCGAGTTCGCATTTTCACCACTCTTCAGGAGTTGCCGTTCGCCGGTCACCCGACGCTCGGTACCTGTCACGCCTGGCTCGAGGCCGGTGGGGTGCCCAAGGGCGAGGAGATCATTCAGGAATGCGGCGTCGGCCTGGTGCGGGTGCGTCGGCAGGGTGCGGCGCTGGCGTTTCTCGCGCCACCACTGCTCAGGTCCGGTCCGGTGGATGCCGAACTGGTCGAGCGCGTACGGCGGGGCCTCGGGTTGACGCCGGGCGCGATTGTGCGGGCGCAATGGGTCGACAACGGCGCCGGCTGGCTGGCAGTGATGGTCGAGGACCGTCAGCAGGTACTGGACTTGCAGCCGGATCATTCGCAGATGCTTGGCCTCGCTGTTGGTGTCATCGCGCCGTGGTGCCTGGAACGCGATGGCGCCGACGCGCAGTTCGAAGTGCGTGCGTTCATCTCCGGCGACGGCATGCCAGAAGACCCGGCCACCGGCAGCCTGAACGCCGGGATTGCCCAGTGGTTGCTCAGCGAAGGACTGGCGCCGGCGTCTTATATCGTCAGCCAGGGCCTGACCATGGGCCGTGGCGGGCGGATTCAGGTCGAGCAGGTGGGGGATGATATCTGGGTTGGCGGCGCGGTGGTGACGTGTATTACAGGAGTACTGACGATTTAA
- the mnmH gene encoding tRNA 2-selenouridine(34) synthase MnmH, giving the protein MSIDVTDYRDIFLNDRPMMDTRAPVEFLKGSFPGVVNLPLMNDLERQRIGTCYKQQGQQAAITLGHQLVAGEIKAERIQAWADFARAHPDGYLYCFRGGLRSQIVQQWLKDEAGIDYPRVGGGYKAMRTFLLDTLDQAIAQCDFVLLGGMTGTGKTEVLTQLNNGLDLEGHAHHRGSSFGKRATGQPSNIDFENRVAVDVLKKRARGIEQFVLEDESRAIGSCALPLQLYQGMQQFPMVWLEDSLEGRVERILRDYVVDLCAEFIDVHGDEGFALFSERLLASLNNVQKRLGGERHQRMLTLMEDALAEQANSGAVDLHRGWIEGLLREYYDPMYAFQREKKGSRIEFVGDRVAVLEYLRERGNQRG; this is encoded by the coding sequence ATGTCCATCGACGTCACCGATTACCGCGACATCTTTCTCAACGACCGGCCGATGATGGATACCCGCGCGCCGGTCGAGTTTCTCAAGGGCTCATTCCCCGGCGTGGTCAATCTGCCGCTGATGAATGACCTCGAGCGGCAACGGATCGGCACTTGCTACAAGCAGCAAGGTCAGCAAGCGGCCATCACCCTGGGACATCAATTGGTGGCCGGCGAGATCAAGGCCGAGCGCATCCAGGCCTGGGCCGATTTCGCCCGGGCTCATCCGGATGGTTATTTGTATTGTTTTCGCGGCGGGCTGCGTTCGCAGATCGTTCAGCAGTGGCTCAAGGATGAAGCGGGCATTGACTATCCGCGAGTCGGTGGCGGCTACAAGGCCATGCGCACCTTCTTGCTCGATACGCTCGACCAGGCCATTGCCCAGTGCGATTTCGTTTTGCTGGGCGGCATGACCGGCACCGGCAAGACTGAGGTACTCACACAATTGAACAACGGGCTGGACCTTGAAGGTCACGCCCATCATCGCGGCTCCAGTTTCGGCAAGCGCGCCACCGGCCAACCCTCCAACATCGACTTTGAAAACCGCGTGGCCGTGGATGTACTGAAGAAACGTGCCCGTGGTATCGAACAGTTCGTGCTGGAAGACGAGAGCCGCGCGATCGGCAGTTGCGCCTTGCCGCTGCAGCTGTATCAGGGCATGCAGCAATTTCCGATGGTCTGGCTGGAAGACAGCCTGGAAGGGCGCGTCGAACGGATCCTGCGTGATTACGTGGTGGACTTGTGCGCCGAGTTCATCGACGTGCATGGCGATGAAGGCTTCGCGCTGTTTTCCGAGCGTTTGCTGGCGAGCCTGAACAATGTCCAGAAACGGTTGGGCGGCGAACGTCATCAACGGATGTTGACCTTGATGGAAGACGCGCTGGCAGAACAGGCGAACAGTGGAGCGGTGGATTTGCACCGGGGCTGGATCGAAGGGTTGCTACGCGAGTATTACGACCCGATGTATGCGTTTCAGCGGGAGAAGAAGGGTTCGCGGATTGAGTTTGTCGGGGATCGGGTGGCGGTGCTTGAATACCTGCGGGAACGGGGTAATCAGCGGGGGTGA
- a CDS encoding histidine phosphatase family protein, with translation MMNPLKFAKRFKHRAYIFLPSLLAVSALFLSLESSESRAQPADGTQTLVFLRHAEKPAGGLGQLNCQGLNRAIDLATLLPEKFGKANYVFAANPTRNVEEGELDNSYSYIRPLMTISPSAIKLGLPVNIDFSANDTSDLADELLHDKYHNSVIYTAWSHGYLPELINKVAGEAVGKKQNITDDWASSDYDSLYVLTLTWHNGKASLQSHSYKQGLDNGQETCPT, from the coding sequence ATGATGAATCCATTGAAATTCGCCAAACGCTTCAAACATCGCGCCTATATCTTCCTGCCCTCCCTGCTGGCGGTCAGCGCGTTGTTCTTGTCGCTTGAGTCCAGTGAAAGCCGCGCCCAACCGGCGGACGGCACTCAGACGCTGGTATTTCTGCGCCACGCGGAAAAACCGGCCGGCGGCCTGGGCCAGCTCAATTGTCAGGGACTGAATCGCGCCATCGACCTGGCCACCTTGTTGCCGGAAAAATTCGGCAAGGCCAACTACGTGTTTGCCGCCAACCCGACGCGCAATGTCGAGGAAGGCGAACTGGATAATTCCTACAGCTACATCCGCCCCCTGATGACCATCAGCCCCAGCGCAATCAAGCTCGGCTTGCCGGTGAACATCGACTTCTCGGCCAACGACACCAGCGACCTGGCGGATGAACTTCTCCACGACAAGTATCACAATTCGGTCATTTATACGGCCTGGTCCCACGGCTACCTGCCCGAGCTGATCAACAAAGTCGCCGGGGAAGCCGTCGGCAAGAAACAGAACATCACCGATGATTGGGCCTCCAGCGACTACGACTCGCTGTATGTGCTCACGCTGACCTGGCACAACGGCAAGGCCAGCCTGCAGAGCCACAGCTACAAACAAGGGCTGGATAACGGTCAGGAGACCTGTCCGACGTAA
- the selD gene encoding selenide, water dikinase SelD, with product MSEPIRLTQYSHGAGCGCKISPQVLEVILAGSGAQNLDPKLWVGNASRDDAAVYAIDEERGVVSTTDFFMPIVDDPFDFGRIAATNAISDIYAMGGDPLMAIAILGWPVNVLAPEIAREVIRGGRSVCDEAGIPLAGGHSIDTPEPIFGLAVTGLVEKRHMKRNDTAIAGCLLYLTKPLGIGILTTAEKKGKLRNADIGLARDWMCTLNKPGSRFGKLDGVTAMTDVTGFGLIGHLVEMADGSNVTARIEYDRVPRLPGVEYYLDQGCVPGGTLRNFDSYASKVGRLQELHKRVLCDPQTSGGLLIAVTPEGNEQFLKVAAELGLNLEPIGELVERQTNAVEVF from the coding sequence ATGAGCGAGCCGATTCGACTGACCCAATACAGCCATGGCGCAGGCTGTGGCTGCAAGATTTCGCCCCAGGTGCTGGAGGTGATTCTGGCCGGCAGCGGTGCGCAAAACCTGGACCCGAAACTCTGGGTCGGCAACGCCTCGCGCGATGACGCGGCGGTGTATGCCATCGACGAAGAACGCGGCGTGGTCTCGACCACCGACTTTTTCATGCCGATCGTCGACGATCCGTTCGACTTCGGCCGCATCGCCGCCACCAACGCCATCAGCGATATCTACGCCATGGGCGGCGACCCGTTGATGGCGATTGCGATCCTCGGCTGGCCGGTCAATGTGCTGGCGCCGGAGATCGCCCGGGAAGTGATTCGCGGCGGGCGTTCGGTCTGCGATGAAGCGGGAATTCCTCTGGCCGGTGGCCACTCCATCGACACGCCAGAGCCGATCTTCGGCCTGGCCGTGACCGGGTTGGTGGAAAAGCGCCACATGAAACGCAACGACACCGCCATCGCCGGGTGCTTGCTGTACCTCACCAAACCTTTGGGCATCGGCATCCTCACCACCGCCGAGAAGAAGGGCAAGTTGCGCAATGCCGACATCGGCCTGGCCCGCGACTGGATGTGCACCCTGAACAAACCCGGCAGTCGTTTCGGCAAACTCGACGGCGTGACCGCAATGACCGACGTCACCGGTTTTGGCCTGATTGGGCACTTGGTGGAAATGGCCGACGGCAGCAACGTGACCGCCCGCATCGAATATGACCGCGTGCCGCGCCTGCCGGGTGTCGAGTATTACCTCGATCAGGGCTGCGTGCCGGGCGGCACGCTGCGCAATTTCGACAGCTACGCCAGCAAGGTCGGCCGGCTCCAGGAGTTGCACAAACGTGTGCTCTGCGACCCGCAGACCAGCGGTGGCCTGCTGATTGCGGTCACCCCTGAAGGCAACGAACAGTTCCTCAAGGTTGCCGCCGAGCTTGGCCTGAACCTTGAGCCGATCGGCGAATTGGTTGAGCGACAGACTAACGCGGTAGAGGTGTTTTGA
- a CDS encoding glutathione S-transferase family protein, protein MTDLSAFPITQKWPAQYPEWIQLYSLPTPNGVKVSIMLEEIGLPYEPHRVGFDTNDQLSPEFLSLNPNNKIPAILDPHGPGDKPLALFESGAILIYLADKSGQLLAQESAARYETIQWLMFQMGGIGPMFGQLGFFNKFAGKDYEDKRPRDRYVDESKRLLQVLEGRLQGRDWIMGERYTIADIATFPWVRNLIGFYEAGDLVGIQNFPNVTRVLERFLARPAVIRGLEIPKQPL, encoded by the coding sequence ATGACCGATTTGTCTGCATTCCCCATCACTCAAAAATGGCCGGCCCAATACCCGGAGTGGATCCAGCTCTATTCCTTGCCAACGCCCAATGGCGTCAAGGTTTCGATCATGCTTGAGGAAATCGGACTGCCCTACGAACCGCATCGCGTGGGCTTCGACACCAACGATCAGCTGTCCCCTGAATTTCTCTCGCTGAACCCCAACAACAAGATCCCGGCGATTCTCGACCCCCACGGTCCGGGAGATAAACCACTGGCGTTGTTCGAATCCGGGGCGATTCTGATTTACCTCGCCGACAAGAGCGGGCAACTGCTGGCGCAGGAATCGGCGGCGCGTTACGAGACCATTCAGTGGCTGATGTTTCAGATGGGCGGTATCGGGCCAATGTTCGGCCAACTCGGTTTCTTCAACAAATTCGCCGGCAAGGACTACGAAGACAAGCGTCCTCGTGATCGCTACGTCGACGAAAGCAAGCGCTTGCTCCAGGTTCTTGAAGGCCGTCTGCAAGGGCGCGACTGGATCATGGGCGAGCGCTATACCATCGCCGACATCGCGACCTTTCCATGGGTGCGCAACCTGATCGGCTTCTACGAGGCCGGTGACCTGGTCGGTATCCAGAATTTCCCCAACGTCACCCGCGTGCTGGAACGCTTTCTGGCAAGGCCGGCGGTGATTCGCGGGCTGGAAATCCCCAAGCAACCCCTTTGA